TGTCGATCGGGTGTTCCGGGACGCCGGCCTCCACGAACGCCGCGTGCAGGGACTGCACGGTCGTCCCCGGCGCGGTCGCGCTCGCCGCGGCCAGCGCCTGCGCGAGCAGCTGACCGCCGAAGATCCGACCTGGAAACTGGCCGGGCGCGGACCCGGCCCGAAACCTGTCGTCGCCGACCGGGTCCAGCTCCAGGGCCTGGAGAAGTCCGTCGAGCGAGCCGAGAACTGCCGGTTCGTGGAGACTGCCAGCGGGCGGGGACATGCGCCCACTATCCAACACACGTGCGGCTTGGATCAAAGATCCGTCCGCTGGACCCGTGTTCGTGGGCCGCGGCGCGTCCCTCAGCCGCCGCCTCTGATCATCTCGTAGAGAACGGTCCAGTTCTCGGTGCCGCGACCCGCCGCGACGGCCTGGTCGTAGTGCGCTTTGACGGCTCTGGGCAGCTGGGTGTCGATACCGGCCTTCTCACTCGTCCAGACGATGTGGTTCGCGGTGGCGCCCATCATCCGCGCGGTGCTCAGGTCGCCGGGGTGCTCGCCGCCCTCCAGGAGCCGCGCGAGGTCATGCCCATCCCCGACCATCGCCGGGATGCCGCTGACGAAGTCCAGCGCGCCGGGCAGGAAGTCGCCGGCCGCGACACCGGCGGCGGTGACGAGCGCGGTGGCGTGGAGCAGGCTTGACAGGGCGGTGAGAAAGACGTCCAGATGTGCCTGGTAGTAGAGCTGGGCAAGGCCCTGGTCCGACCCCAGGTATCTGGGCTCGCCGATCAGCCGGAGCGTCGGCTCGTGCGCGTCGAACACGGCGCGCGGCCCACTGTAGAACACGTATGCCCCCGGGCCGCCGACGGCGGGAGCGGGCACCATCACGCCGCCCGTGATGAAGCTCGCGCCGTGCCCGGCCGCCCATTCCGCCGCTTCCCGGGAGGCGTCGGGGGTGTCCGAACTGAGATTGACCAGCACTTTCCCGTCGAGAGCTCCGGGGCGCGGCGCGCCTTCCACGACCGGGCCGAGGATGTCGTACATCGCCTGGTAGTCGGTGAGACTGAGGATGATCAGCTCACTGGCGGCGACCGCCGCGTGCGGCGTCGGCGCCAGTACGGCACCCGCTGCGACAAGGTCGTCGGCGCGCCCGGCGGTGCGGTTCCACACCGTCACCGGATGGCCGGACCGCAGCAGGGACGCGGCGGTCGCGCGCCCCATCGGGCCGAGGCCCAGCAAGGTGATACGGGTCGTCATGGACCGTCCTTCGCGCTCATTGGTGGTCTGAATGGCGTGCTGTTCAGACCCTCTATCCCCGCCTTCCTCCCGGCAAGTACCTACGTTTTTGTTCAATACTCACCAGGAAGTAAGTGACAGCCGAGGAGAGGGTGCGGTCTGATGGCGACGAGCGCGCGGCGCGGTCCGTACGTCTGTGGCATCGACGCCGGTATGGACGTGGTGTCGGGGAAGTGGAAGTCCCTGATCCTCTGGGAGCTGAACAACCACGGAACCCGGCGCTTCGGAGAGCTGCGGCGCGGCCTTCCCGGCGTCAGCGAGAAGATGCTCATCCAGCATCTTCGCGAGATGGAGGAGGACGACCTGGTTCACCGCGAGGTGTACCGCGAGGTCCCGCCCCGGGTCGAGTACTCCCTCACCGAGCACGGCACATCCCTCAACGAGGCCCTCCGCTCGCTGGGTGAGTGGGGGATGCGACGCTGTGAGCGCCTCGACGCCGAGGATGCGCCCACGCCCGCATGACACGAAGATCACCCCGGCGCGGCGGCACCAGCCGTGGCCTGCCTGTCCACCGCCCGGAGCGATCGGTGACGCCGGCAGCGTGACGGGCACGGGAGGGTCTCCGGTCGCGCCACAACGGCGTGCGCTGTTCGCCATACGTTGGTATGTGTGGTGTCCAGTCAGATTCAGACACGGATGGAAGGTGTGGACTGTGCCTAGGCAGAGGCCGTCGGGCCGGCCGGCCGGTGACCGAGGCGGGGCTTCGGCCGCCGGCACGGAGGGCACCGGATCCGTCCGCGAGCCGTCGGCCGACGACGACTCGGCCCCGGTCACCGCCAGCGGCCGGCCGAAGGGTGGCCTGCGGGCCGCCCAGCGGGCGTTCACCCATGCGAGGTTCATCGACTCGGCCGTCGTCGAGTTCACCGAGCGCGGGTACGCACGCACCACGGTCGACGACATCCTTGCCAGAGCCGGCACGACGCGAGCCACCTTCTATCTTCATTTCCGGAGTAAGGCGGATATTCTCCGCGAGCTGTACGACCGGGTGATGGCCGTGTTCGAAGGCATCTACGCCGACCTCGACGGCCTCGGATGCGATCCGACACTGGACGGCATCCGGGCCTGGCTCCGGCTGGATGTCGAACGGTGGGCACAGGTCCGGCATTACGCCGTCCCGCTGGCCGAAGGCGCGGTCATTGAGCCTGAGATAAGGGCGCTCGTCGAGCAGGGCTACGAGTATCACATCCAGTCTCTCGCCCAAGCGCTGTTCGCAGACCGCGAGGACGTCAAACCGGAGGACGCCGAGCTCGCCGCCATCATCCTGCTGAATCCACTGATGAACTTCTACGACCGCTACATGCACGGACGACTGACGGACACCGAGCGGATGATCACGCTGGTCGCGGCCGCCTGGATGGCGATCATCAAGGTGCCGGGTCGGTGACGGCGTAGCCAGATCAACACCACGACGCCGCGCCCGTCGACCGGGCGGACTCCGCACGACGCCCGAAGTCCGAAGCCCGAAGCTCCGACCGGGCTTGGCCGTCTCGACGGCCGGGTCCGGTCCAGGCTGGGCTGGGGTCGGGTGGGGTGGGGTGGGCAATCCCGGGTCGATCCGCGCGCAGCTGGCTCTCGACGCGTTACCGGTGGGCCCGTTCGGACGTCACGATGACCCCACATCTCCGAGCCGGCGGGACGGGCTTCGGACGGACCAGGACCAGCGGCGACGCCGTCCGATTCGACGAGACGCCCGGCCTTCCTGATCGCCGGACAGGACCGAGGGCCGGGAGTGGCCGAGGGCTGCCCCATGCATCGAGCCACCGGGCTCGCAGGGCGAGGCCAGGCGTTCAACCGAGGGAACTAGGCAGACACAGAAGCCATTGACTAGACACTGTATCTACCTTATGGTCACCCCACTGGACAGCGCAGTCCCCAGCGGCCGGCCCTCCTGATCGAGCGCCACGCGCGCTGCGGCCCGCTGCTGGCCAGAGGTCGACGAAGCCGGTCCGAACGCTCCCGCAATCGTCGATCGCTACATCAAATATTCAATATTTTCCTGGCGCTCCTGCTTGGGCAGGTGAGCCCGGCCGGGAGCCACTGCGCCACGTGGCACCTCGGCGCAGCGTTCGCACATTCCGCCACGTGTCACCTGGGGGGGCCGTGGCACCTGCGAGGGAGTATCCGATGGGTGTCTCACGATTAGTCGTCATGCTCGCGGCCGCGACAGCGCTGGTGACCGGAGCCGCGGCCTGCGGCGGCGACGGTGATTCCGGCACACCGGCCAGCGGGCCGACCGTCACCGACGCCGCCATCAAGGCCGGGCCGCCGAACGGCTGGAGCGACGGCGGAGTCACGGTCGACGCAAGCGAGCTGAAGTGCGGGCTGACCGCGTCCGATCCGACCCGCGGCATCACCGACACCTCCATCAAGGTCGGCGGCCTGGCCTACCTGACCAGCCCCAGCGGCAGCACCATGGCGGGGACCGAGGCCGGCGCCAAGGTGCGCTTCCAACGCGAGAACGACGCCGGCGGCATCAACGGCCGCACGATCGACTACATCGGGACCCTCGACGACGGCAACGACTCCGCCCGCAACGTGAGCCAGGCCAAGGTCCTCGCGGACCAGGAAAAGGTGTTCGCCGTCGTCCCCGAGATGACAGCCCACGCCAGCTACCTGGACACCTTCTGCAGCGAGGGCGTGCCCTTCTTCGGCTGGGGATTCAACGCCGGCTACTGCGGCAACACGATCGGCTTCGGCATCACCGGATGCCTCACCGACCTGCCGAAGACCACGTCGTCCCTCTACGGGATCATGGTGCAGTCGATGCTCGGTGGTGACGCCAAGGGTGCGACCGTCGCGGTGATCGGCAACGACGGCGACTCCTCCCGCACCGGCCTGGCCGACGTCAAGCTGCAGATCGAATCCGTCGGGGCGAGGGTCGTCTACGCCGAGGCCCCGGTTCCGTACGCCGGCCTCGCCGACGCCACCCCGATCGTCAGCAAGATCATGACGTCCGCCGACGGCGCTCCTCCGCAGGCGGTGGTCTACACCACCGACTTCACCTCGACCACGAAGCTCATCCAGGCGCTGACCTCGGCCGGTTTCAGCGGCGGGCAGCTCAGCCCCCTCGGCTATGACCCGCGGCTGGCCGCGGCGAACTTCGCCGGGCTCCAGAAGTCGTACACGCTGCTGCAGTGGTCGCCGACCGAGGACGCGTCGTCGGACGGCGTGCGGCAGCTCATCGCCGACTTCAGGAAGTACGCGCCCCAGGAGGCGATCAGCCTGCCCGCCATGGCCGGCTACTGGGCCGCCGACCTGTTCGTCGACGCCGCGACGAAGACCGGTCGAGACCTGACGGTCGACAGCTTCCTGAAGACGCTGAACAGCGACTACAGCTACTACGTCGACGGCGCGGTGCCACAGACCCGGTACCCGCTCAACCATGTCGTCAACGCCCCCTGCGGATCGCTCGTGCAGCTGAACGGGACCAAGTACGACATCACCAGCAAGCTTTCCTGCGGACAGGTCCTCAAGAAATAGTGGTCATTGCGGCGACATGCCACGCAATGGATTTCGGAAACGACCGTGCACCGATTTCTGGTAACCCATCCAGCCGGTGCTCGTCGCCGGCGCCGCCATCAGCTGTAAACGGAGGACCTGATGGTCGATTTCAATCCCTACGATGCCGGGACCTGGGCGGATCCCTACCCGACCTACGCCGCGCTACGCGCCGAGGCGCCCGTCTACCGGAATGACGACCTGCGGTTCTGGGCGTTGTCACGGCATGCCGACGTGCTGGCGGCGCACAACGACTGGGAGACCTACTCCAGCGCGGGCGGGGTCACGATCGAGGGGATCGAGAAGGATTTCCCCATGCTGGTCGTGAAGGATCCGCCGGACCATCACTGGCACCGCAGAATCGTCAGCAAGGTGTTCACACCACGGCGGATGTCGGAGCTGGAGCCGTTCATCCGCCGCCAGGCCAGGGAGCTCCTCGACGCCCAGCGGGACGCCACCGAGTTCGACATCGTCGGCGAGTTCGCGCTCCCGCTGCCGCTGGAGATCATCAGCGAGCTGTTGGGCATCCCCGTCGAGCACCGCATGACCGTGAACCGGCTGTCGGACCTGCTCACCGAACGCGGACCGGACACCGACCCGAACCAGTTCGCCGAAGCCATCGGTGGCCTGCTGGCTCTCTACCTGGAACTGGTCGTGGAACGGCGCCGGAAGCCACAGGACGACGTCATCTCCATGATCATACAGACGGAGGTGACGGACGACGAGGACGGCCGCACCCGACGCCTGTCGGATGAGGAGATCGCCTTCCGGTTCCTCGAGCTGGGCACGGCCGGCCACGAAACCGTCGCCAGGGCGATTCCCAACGGGCTCATGGCGATGACCCGCTTCCCTGACCAGGCCCGGATGCTGCGCGACGACCCGTCGCTGGCGACGAAGGCCGTCGAGGAGACGCTGCGTCTCGACCCACCGTCGCAGCTACAGGGCCGCACGACCACCAGGGACGTCACCCTGCACGGCGTCACGATTCCCGCCGGTGCGAAGGTCATGCTGGTCACCGGCTCGGCGCTGCGCGACGAGACCGTCTACGACCGCCCCGACGTCTTCGATCTCACGCGCCAGCACCATCCGTCGACGCTGTTCTTCGGTTTCGGTATCCACCGATGCCTCGGCGCGCATCTGGCCCGCCTGGAGATAAAGATCGCGTTCGAGGAGATCTTCGCCCGCTATCCGGAGTTCCATCTCGACCTCGACCGCGCCGAGTGGCAGGTCTCCACCAACGTGCGCGGGGTCAGCGGCCTTCCCTTCATCGTCGACCCGGCTGGCGCATCGGTCCCGGCGGGAGCGTGAATGAGCGTCAATGCTGATCTTTCCGGCCGCCGGGTCCTGGTGGTCGGTGCCTCCTCCGGAATCGGCAGGGCGATCGCGTTGTCAGCCGCGGCGGCGGGCGCCCGGATCGCCGTCGTCGGCCGGCGGGAGAACCTGCTGGACGACCTGGTCAAGGAGGCCGGCGGCGGCATCCCCATTGTCGCGGACGTCAGCGACGACGCGTCGGCGAAGCGGGCGGTCGCCGAGGCCGTGGCCGGTATGGGCGGCGTCGACGCCGCGCTGCTGCCCTTCGCCTGGTCCTCGGTGGGCCTGCTCGCCGACGCCGACGCCGACATGTGGAACAGGACCTTCGCCACCAACGTGACCGCGCCGACCCTGGTGACCCGCCACGTCGTCCCGGTTCTGGCAGAGGGTGGATTCATCGGCTACGTGTCCTCGATCAGCGCCGCAAAACCCATGCACGGCCTGGGTGCCTACGGCGCGAGCAAGGCCGCGCTCGAACACTCGATTCTCACCTGGCGTCTTGAGCACAGCGACGTCCGTTTTCTGCGCATCGTGGTCGGGCCCACCCTGCCGACGGACTTCTATCGCGACTACGACTGGGAACTCGTCAACAAGGTCACCCCGCGGTGGGTCGAGCACGGCCTCCTGGAGGTCAACTACCTGGCGGTCGACGAGGTCGGGCAGGTCGTCGCCGAAGCGGCGGCCTGGATCCTCGCGCACCCCGCGGTCGTCGTCGAGGACCTCGTCCTCAAGCCACCACTCAAGATCATGACAGCCGCCGCGGTCGCCGCGACCGCCGCCCAGGCCGACGGCTCCCTGCCCGAGGGCGCGGCGGACAACGCGCTGGGCAAGGTCCAGGCCGACCGCCGGGCGGAACGTGCGGCCGAAGAGCACGGGCACGCCCGCGCATAGCACTCGAGCCATGCACCGACATGAACCTGTCCGCGGGGTCGGAGATCCCGCGGACACGACACAGGGAAGGACAGCCGTGGGAAAGCTGGACGGAAAGGTCGTCTTCATCACCGGCGCGGCCCGGGGCCAGGGACGCAGCCACGCCATCAGGCTGGCCGGCGAGGGCGCCAGCATCATCGCCGTCGACATCTGCGCGCAGATCGACAGCGTGCCCTACCCGCTGGCGACCCCGGACGATCTGGCGGAGACGGTCAAGAGCGTCGAGAACCTCGGCGGCGCGATCGTCGGCGTCCAGGCGGACGTCCGTGACCGCCCGGCGCTGCGGGCCGCGCTCGACGAGGGGCTGGCGCAGTTCGGCCGGCTCGACGTCGTCTGCGCGAACGCGGGCGTCTGCCCGGCCGTCGACGCGACACTGGCGGCGGGTTTCGTCGACGGCATGGACGTCGACCTGATCGGGGTGATGAACACCGTCGCGATCAGCCTGCCGCACCTCGGCTCCGGCGCCTCGATCATCGTCACCGGCTCCACCGCTGGGATGATCGAGGGCACCACGGAGCGGATGGGCAACACCGGCGGTGTCGGCTACTCCCTCGCCAAGCAGATGATCGCCCGGTATGTCGAGGTGCTGGCCCTGCAGCTGGCGCCGGCGATGGTCCGGCTGAACGCGATCCACCCGACCAACGTCGACACCCACCTGCTGCACAACGAGACCATCTACAAGGCCTTCCGCCCGGACCTGGAGCATCCGACGCGGGAGGACGCCGAGCTCGCCTTCCCCGCGATGCAGGCGATGCCGATCCCCTACATCGACCCGAGCGACGTCTCCGCGCTGGTCTCGTTCCTCGCCAGTGACGAGTCCCGCTACATCACCGGGCTCAATCTGCGGATCGACGCCGGGGCGATGCTGAAGGCGTCCCCCGTCTGATGTACACGCTGAGATTCGACATGCGCGCGCCCGAGACGGGGGCGCCGGCGCGGGAGCTGTACTCGGCGGCGACCGACATCGCGGCGTGGGCCGAGACGCGCGGGTGCGTGAGCGTGCTGCTCTGTGAGCATCACATGTCGGAGGACGGCTACCTTCCGTCACCCATGATCCTCGCCGGGGCGATGGCGGCGCGGACCTCGACCGTGATGATCACCATCGCCGCACTCGTGCTGCCCTTATACGACCCGATCCGCCTCGCGGAGGAGATGGCGGTGCTCGACATCGTCAGCGGCGGGCGGATGACCTACGTCGCCGGCATCGGCTACCGGCCGGCCGAATACGAGATGTACGGGATCGACTTCCACCGCCGTGGACGGATCGCCGATGAGAAGCTCACGCTCCTGCTGCGCGCGAAGACCGGCGAATCCTTCGAGCACGATGGCCGGCGCATCCGCGTCACCCCGGCCCCGCTCACTCCTGGCGGCCCGATGGTCGCCTGGGGCGGCGGCAGCCCCGCCGCCGCACGCCGCGCCGGTCGGCACGGCATCGGCTTCTTCGCCCAGAGCGGCGAGAAGGAGCTGCAGGTCATCTACGAGGCTGCGGCACGCACGGCCGGCCATGAACCCGGCATGTGCATCCTGAACCCCCCTGACGAGCCCAACACCGTCTTCGTGGCCGAGGACGTCGACGAGGCCTGGGACGAGCTGGGGCCCTATCTCATGCACGATGTGCGCAGCTACGCCGCCTGGAACGGCGGCGACACCGCCACGGCCAGCCTCTCGTCCGCGCGGACGGCGGACGAGCTGCGGGCGGAGCGGCGCAGCCACCAGATCCTGACCGTCGACGAGGCCGTGAACCGGGTCCGGGCCGGCGGCATCCTGCAGCTGCACCCGTTGGTCGGCGGCCTGCCGCCCGACGTCGGCTGGCGCTATCTGCGGACCGTGGCCGAGCAGGTCCTGCCGGCCGCCCGGCCCCCGGCCGCATCGGCCTGACGCCACCGCGGACCCGGCGTCCGGGCCCCCGCCGACAGCGCTGTCACGGGCCGCACCGCCTTCGGCGGCGGTGCGGTCATTTCCGGCTGAACGGCAGCTTGGCGGTCAGCCAACCGACCAGTTCCTTCGGGTTGCGCGACTGCGTCCACACCCGTCCCGGTCCGGTGAACTCGAACACGAGACGCTCGCCGGACTTGAGCGACTGGATCAGACTGGAACTGATCTTACGGGTGGTGTAGAAGACGCTGTCGCCGAACGCAACCAGGTGGCCCGAGTCGAGAACGAACCGCGTGCCGGCGGCGAGGTCGACGATGTCGATCGCGCCGTAGCATGAGGCGACTATCTTTCCGGCACCCGTCGCCCGGACAAGGAAGCCACCCTCGCCGCCGGCCAGGTTCTTGAATCCGCCCCAGGCCGTCTCGAGCTCGACGCCGTCGGACGACGACAGCCACGCGCCACGCGCCAGATTGACCGCTCCGGCGGCACCGGTATCCGAATCGCCCAGGTCGATGACGCAGACGTCACCGGGCAGGTTCGCCGCAACGTCGACCCACCCGCCTTCCGCGCCGGCGGTGAACCGGGTGATGAAAAGCGACTCGCCGCCCAGCACGCTGCGCCTGAGGCCTTTCAGCAGCCCGCCGTCCGTGCTCGATTCGACGGTGACGGCGTCCGCGACGGCCATCATCGCGCCCGACTCGGCCCGCACCGTCTCGCCGGGCGCCATGCCCAGGCGCGCGACCGCGAAGGACGGGCTGTGCCGGATGTCGACCTGCATGCGGCCACCACCTGACCTCGAAAATACGATTAACAGTATTTACCGACCAGCTACTCCGCCGAATATATAAGTGACGCAATGGGCCTGTACCGGGCACGCCCCTGTCAGGTCATCGCCGGGTAGTCGGTGTAGCCGCGGTGGTCACCACCGAAGAAGCCGCTCCGGTCCGGGTCGTTGAACGGGCCGCCGGCAATCAGCCGCGCCGGCAGGTCCGGGTTCGCCAGGAAGAGGGCACCGTAGGAGATCACATCCGCGGTTCCGTCCTGGACGAGGTCCAGCTCGGCCGGGCCGGTCGACTCCGGGAGGGTGTTCGGGTTGAGGATGAACGTTCCGGGCCACTGCGCGCGCAGGCTCGTGGTGAGATCGCGCTGCCCGGCGGTCTCCATGACGTGCAGGTAGACCGCACCCAGACCGGCGACGGCGCTCACCAGGCTCTTGTAGGTCAGGTCCAGGTCGTCCTCGGCGATGTCGTGCAGCGGGTTCCCCGGCGAGATCCGCAGGCCGACCCGGTCGGCGCCGATCGCGTCGACGGCCGCGGCGGTGACCTCGACCGCGAAACGGATCCGCCCCTCGATCGAGCCGCCCCAGCCGTCGGTGCGCTGGTTGGCGTTGGTGGAGAGGAACTGGTGGATCAGGTAGCCGTTGGCCCCGTGCAGCTCGACGCCGTCGAACCCGGCGGCGATCGCGTTGCGGGCGGCCTGGGCGAAGTCCTCGATCGTCTGCACGATCTCGGTCTCGGTCAGTGCGCGCGGCGTCCCGAACGGCTTGAACCCCTCGCGGGTGTACATCTCCCCCGTGGCCGTGACCGCCGACGGCGCCACCGGGGTCAGCTCACCGGGCAGCAGCGTGGCGTCGCCGACGCGGCCGGCGTGCATGAGCTGCGCGAAGATCGCCCCGCCGGCCTCGTGGACCCGGTCGGTGACGGTGCGCCACGCCTCGACCTGCTCATCCGAGTGCAGTCCCGGGGTGTCCGGATAGCCCTGGCCGACGATCGAGGGCTGGACACCCTCGGTGATGATCAGCCCGGCGCTCGCACGCTGTGCGTAGTAGGTGGCCATCAGCTCGGTCGGGGTTCCGCCGGGGCCGAACGCCCGGCTTCGCGTCATCGGCGCCATGGCGATCCGGTTGGACAGGACGATGCGGCCGAGGCGGTAGGGGTCGAACGCGGTGGCCATCGCAAGAGCTCCTCATCGGATTCGGGTCGAGTCACCCACGGGCTACGCATGTGATGCACGGCCGGGCAGCGCCGCAACGAATACGCGCACCACCAGATCGTTGAGTCACTCATGTATTGCGCCGCCACTGTACCCCAATGCATGACTGGGTCAACCATGGAGTCGGCCGAGTAATCTGGGGGCGTGACTGATCGAGAGGCCCGCTTCGCCGAGGCAGGCCGCCTGGCGCAGATGCTTGTCGACATCGGCGAGCGCGCGAAGGCCGACTTCGCCTGCACGGTGGCCTCGTTCGGCCTGCCCGCGCATCTCGCCCGCGCGATCGTCGGCCTCACCAGCCCCGCCCCCATGCGGGACCTCGCCGACCAGCTGGGGTGCGACCGCTCCTACATCACCAGCCTGGCCGACCAGCTGGAGGAGCGCGGACTCGTCACCCGGGTCCCCGGCGAGGACCGGCGCGTCAAGCTGCTCGCGCTGACCGACGCCGGCCTGGCACTACGCAACCAGATCGCCACCGCCGTCGCCGAGCGCAACATCATCCTCCGTCGCCTGACGGACTCCGAGCGCGCGGCCCTCGCCCCGCTCCTCGAACGCCTCCTCGACGACGCTGTGGACGGCTACCAGCCCCTCCCCCGCCGAGACGCCACCTGCGTTCCGTCCGAGATCGACTGCCTGCCCACCCCAACGGCCGCGCGTCACCTGCCCGGCGAATGCCGGGGCGACGACTGACAGGCCCACCCACAACCGCCCCTGGAGTGCATCGGGGGCACGCCGCCCCTCGACCCGGGCGACACCACCAGCGACGCGATCCCCTCTGATCATTGTGTGTCGGCGACAGGAGCCGGGCAGGCCAACGGGTGGCGCCGCCGTCCGTCGAGGGCGGGACGCTCGCGGCCTGCCGCGTCGACCAGCGCGCAGCCGAGTGGCTCGTCGAGATGGCGTGGAGGTAGTGGTGGTGGCGGGGCTCCGAGCAGTCCGGGGTGCCCCGTCGGATCCTGTGCGCTCGGCCAGATGGTCCGGCCTACCCCCGCCTTTTCGCCACGCGCTGGTGGGCTGCACGCTGCTCGTCGGGCTGGCGGCCCTGTCCGCGGCAATGGTGGCCCCGAGGCCGGCACAGATCGCCACGACGATCATCGCGTTCGTCTCCGAGATCACCGCCGCGTCGGCCTGCTTCCGGAGTGCCCGGCACGCCGCGGCGGACGATCGGCGATGGCGGGTGCTCATCGGCATGTTCGCGGCCGGTCTCGCGGGAGGTGCCCTCCTGACCGCGGTGACCTTCCTGAATGGCGACACGATCAGGTCCGCCACGACCTCGACGCTTCTCGGCCTGATCGTCTTCTACGGACTGGCACTGGCCGGGCTGCTGTACCTGCCCGCCGATCCGGTCGAGGGCCGGAGCGCGCGCGGGCGAGACGGTGGCCTGGACCGATGGCATGTGATCGTCGTGCTGGACAGCCTCCTGATCGTCGGTTCGGCCCTCCTGTTCGAATGGGGGACGTCGCTGGCGGCGATCGTCCGGGCAAGCGCGCCCGACCCCGCCCAGCTTCTCGCCGCGCTCGTCCACCAGCTGACGGTGCTCGTCCTCGTGACTGCCGTGCTGCTCATCGCCGCCTTCCGCCGGCCACGGTCCCCGGCGACCCTGGCGCTGCTCGGCGGCGGCCTGCTCGGGTACGCCCTCACGAACAGCATCTACGTCTACCGCTACGCCCACGGTGACTACGACCTGCCAGCGTGGAGCCTGCTGCCGCTCATCGTCTCGCTCCAGCTGATTACCCTCGCCGCGCTGGCACCGGCCAGCGCGGCTGTGGATCGGAACACCACCGCCGAGCCCGGTCCGCGGGCGATGTGGGTGCATACCGCCCTGCCGTACGCCGTGCTCGCGGCGGCCGGCCTGGTGCCTGTCGGCAAGCTGGTCGCGGGCGGTCCGCTCGACCCGGTCGAGGCATATGGCGCGGTGTCACTGCTGGTCCTGGCGTTCACCCGCCAGATGATCACTCTCGCCGAGAACACCCGTCTCCTCGTAGAGGTGAGAGAACGGGAGAAACAGCTGAACTATCAGGCGTTCCACGACCCCCTGACCGGACTGGCCAACCGGGCGCTGTTCGCCCGACGCCTGCGGCACGAGGTCGACCCCGGCGTCGAGCCGCGCGGCGACGACACGGCCACCGGCGGACAGGCCGCCGTGTCCGTCCTGTTCGTCGACCTGGACCAGTTCAAGCGGGTCAACGACACCTTCGGGCACGCCATCGGCGACGAACTCCTCAAGATCACCGCAGGCAGACTGAGGGCCGGAACCCGCGCGAACGACCTGGTCGCCCGGCTCGGCGGCGACGAGTTCGCCGTCATCCTCGACGGCTCCGGCCCAGACGATCCGGTCCGCGTGGCCCAGCGACTCGCGGCCACGGTGCAGACACCATGCCAGCTCGCGGGCCAGACGTTCCAGCCACGCGCCAGCCTCGGGCTCGTCACCCTCGACCCCGACACCAGGCCGATGACCCCCGACAGCCTGCTCCACCAGGCCGACCTCGCGATGTACGCGGCGAAACGCGCCGACACCACCAAACTCGTCATCTACAACGGCCGCCTGGGAGTCCACCCCGGCCGCGACCCGCCGCAGATCCACTGGACGCCCAACTGACCGTCGGATGGCACGTTTGTTTCGGGGGGACGCGGCATCCGGGCCTTCCCGCCGGCCGGTGGAGCTGTCTCCGCGGGACATCAGCCTGGCCAGCGGCACCACACCCTCTCACCCGCGCACCGCACGCGGCGTGCTCGGGGCCCGGGCTCGACCTGCTCGCCGACCTGGTGGAATCGCCGAACGGAAGGAGCTGAATGCCGCGAACAACGCGTCCGCGTTTCGCCGCCCTACCGAACTCTCCGGCCTGAAGCGTCGGGCGGCCGTCGCGGCGGTTCCGGGTGGCACT
The Parafrankia irregularis genome window above contains:
- a CDS encoding mycofactocin-coupled SDR family oxidoreductase, producing MGKLDGKVVFITGAARGQGRSHAIRLAGEGASIIAVDICAQIDSVPYPLATPDDLAETVKSVENLGGAIVGVQADVRDRPALRAALDEGLAQFGRLDVVCANAGVCPAVDATLAAGFVDGMDVDLIGVMNTVAISLPHLGSGASIIVTGSTAGMIEGTTERMGNTGGVGYSLAKQMIARYVEVLALQLAPAMVRLNAIHPTNVDTHLLHNETIYKAFRPDLEHPTREDAELAFPAMQAMPIPYIDPSDVSALVSFLASDESRYITGLNLRIDAGAMLKASPV
- a CDS encoding MarR family winged helix-turn-helix transcriptional regulator, yielding MTDREARFAEAGRLAQMLVDIGERAKADFACTVASFGLPAHLARAIVGLTSPAPMRDLADQLGCDRSYITSLADQLEERGLVTRVPGEDRRVKLLALTDAGLALRNQIATAVAERNIILRRLTDSERAALAPLLERLLDDAVDGYQPLPRRDATCVPSEIDCLPTPTAARHLPGECRGDD
- a CDS encoding GGDEF domain-containing protein yields the protein MRSARWSGLPPPFRHALVGCTLLVGLAALSAAMVAPRPAQIATTIIAFVSEITAASACFRSARHAAADDRRWRVLIGMFAAGLAGGALLTAVTFLNGDTIRSATTSTLLGLIVFYGLALAGLLYLPADPVEGRSARGRDGGLDRWHVIVVLDSLLIVGSALLFEWGTSLAAIVRASAPDPAQLLAALVHQLTVLVLVTAVLLIAAFRRPRSPATLALLGGGLLGYALTNSIYVYRYAHGDYDLPAWSLLPLIVSLQLITLAALAPASAAVDRNTTAEPGPRAMWVHTALPYAVLAAAGLVPVGKLVAGGPLDPVEAYGAVSLLVLAFTRQMITLAENTRLLVEVREREKQLNYQAFHDPLTGLANRALFARRLRHEVDPGVEPRGDDTATGGQAAVSVLFVDLDQFKRVNDTFGHAIGDELLKITAGRLRAGTRANDLVARLGGDEFAVILDGSGPDDPVRVAQRLAATVQTPCQLAGQTFQPRASLGLVTLDPDTRPMTPDSLLHQADLAMYAAKRADTTKLVIYNGRLGVHPGRDPPQIHWTPN
- a CDS encoding LLM class flavin-dependent oxidoreductase; this encodes MYTLRFDMRAPETGAPARELYSAATDIAAWAETRGCVSVLLCEHHMSEDGYLPSPMILAGAMAARTSTVMITIAALVLPLYDPIRLAEEMAVLDIVSGGRMTYVAGIGYRPAEYEMYGIDFHRRGRIADEKLTLLLRAKTGESFEHDGRRIRVTPAPLTPGGPMVAWGGGSPAAARRAGRHGIGFFAQSGEKELQVIYEAAARTAGHEPGMCILNPPDEPNTVFVAEDVDEAWDELGPYLMHDVRSYAAWNGGDTATASLSSARTADELRAERRSHQILTVDEAVNRVRAGGILQLHPLVGGLPPDVGWRYLRTVAEQVLPAARPPAASA
- a CDS encoding alkene reductase → MATAFDPYRLGRIVLSNRIAMAPMTRSRAFGPGGTPTELMATYYAQRASAGLIITEGVQPSIVGQGYPDTPGLHSDEQVEAWRTVTDRVHEAGGAIFAQLMHAGRVGDATLLPGELTPVAPSAVTATGEMYTREGFKPFGTPRALTETEIVQTIEDFAQAARNAIAAGFDGVELHGANGYLIHQFLSTNANQRTDGWGGSIEGRIRFAVEVTAAAVDAIGADRVGLRISPGNPLHDIAEDDLDLTYKSLVSAVAGLGAVYLHVMETAGQRDLTTSLRAQWPGTFILNPNTLPESTGPAELDLVQDGTADVISYGALFLANPDLPARLIAGGPFNDPDRSGFFGGDHRGYTDYPAMT
- a CDS encoding TIGR00266 family protein is translated as MQVDIRHSPSFAVARLGMAPGETVRAESGAMMAVADAVTVESSTDGGLLKGLRRSVLGGESLFITRFTAGAEGGWVDVAANLPGDVCVIDLGDSDTGAAGAVNLARGAWLSSSDGVELETAWGGFKNLAGGEGGFLVRATGAGKIVASCYGAIDIVDLAAGTRFVLDSGHLVAFGDSVFYTTRKISSSLIQSLKSGERLVFEFTGPGRVWTQSRNPKELVGWLTAKLPFSRK